The Ovis aries strain OAR_USU_Benz2616 breed Rambouillet chromosome X, ARS-UI_Ramb_v3.0, whole genome shotgun sequence genomic sequence AAAGCCAATGGGACTGAATCCAGATGCTTTTTGGGAGGTCTTCTGAGGAGGCAGTTATTTTTGGAGAATAGCTCAGTTTCCAATCATGTCTCTCTATACAGAGCAAGTACTCCACAGGCCAAGGAGAGCAGAGGCCAAGATGGCAGAGGCTAGAAGGAGGACATGCTTTGGCAGCATCTCTGCAACTGCTAAAGTGTACCCTCTGATTATAGCCAAGCACTCCCAGTCTAGACCTCACCAGAGTGCAGAAAAGCACCTCACCCACAGGTTCATTGGGATCCTTCAGGTTCCTAGCaacttaatttctctctctcacacacacacacacacggatgaGAAAGTCTGAATCAGGGCCCAAACCCTGTTCACCAAACTAACAATCAAACTGGCCTCTCCAATTTGCCCAGCTATCTCAGTTGGAATCTATTCAGAGACCAACaacatagaaacaaacaaaccaatttCACACTGCAGCTAGGTTGGGAAagtttccctgctgctgctgctgctgctgctaagtcacttcagtcgtgtccgactctgtgcgaccccagagacagcagcccaccaggctcccctgtccctgagattctccgggcaagaacactggagtgggttgtcatttccttttccaatgcatgtaagtgaaaagtcaaagtgaagtcgctcagtcgtgtctgactcctagcgaccccatggactgcagcctaccaggctcctctgtccatgggatttgccaggtaagagtactggagtgggtcaccactaCCTTCTCCAAAagtttccctgctgctgctgctgctgctgctgctaagtcgcttcagttgtgtctgactcttcgagaccccatggactgcagcctaccaggttcctctgtccatgggattttccaggcaagagtactggagtgggatgccattgccttctccaaaagtttcCCTAGCCACGGCCAAAAGTGGAGTACACTGCACAGGCAGATGTTACAGATTCTGACAGATAGAAGCTGTCTCAATGGGTAGGGGGGAAGCACTGCTCAGTTTGTTCTCACATGCTATCcctttggtcttcccaggtggctcaggtagcaaagaatccgcctgcaatgcaggagatttgagtttgatccctgggtctgaaagattccctggaggagggcacagcaacccactccagtattcttgccttgaggaatCTCATGGATGAGgtaacctggagggctacagtccatagggtcataaagagtcggacaaccACTGAAGCAACTACCATGCACGCACACTATCCTTTTACCTCCTCCCTGCATCAGTCAAAACTCATGGTGGACAAAAACATTTTTCAGAGCCTTCAGATCTCCTTGCACTAAAGCTAGACTGTGAAATGGCTCATTTAATCTTAAGGAGAAGGCACGGACTAGagagggatttgaacccaagagCCTTCAAATAAATAGTCCCATGACTGGGATGCAGCTAGGCTCTGTATGCCTTTCCTGGATGTTTCCTAGGCATTTGTGGGCAATGAGGATTTTGCTCTTTCTTTATCCTCTCCCCCAAAGCATCTTTCCAAGTCCTGCCTTGCCAGCTCCTGCCTTTCTCCAAAAGCGCTTGTGCCTGGACCTTTAAAGTGCCCTAGACCTCAGGGGGAGCTATGTGATGCAGGAGTTGCTTGGATACTGGTCAAGGACATTTTCCTGAATCCTCTAGTGGGGAGCTTGTAGCAAAAAGTATCCTCTACAAAGGAGTTAGACAGAAGGAAAGGGAACAAGGAGCTCTGTCAGAAAAAGTTGGGACAAATCAGAGAGGTAAAGCCTTCTTCTTCTTACCCCTTACAGCAGGGATggtaagggagagagaggaggctgtatcagggaagaaaggaaaagcttAGAAGGGGGAAGATGAAGAGActggaaagggggaaaaagtaaaaatgcagAGGGTTCCACTCCTCTCGgctgcatttttcattttctcccactcttttctctttttgcttactCGCACAATCTTGAAGAAGAAATGCCAAACCTTCAGGATCCACACAAGTAAAAAGTCACCCTGTTCACTACTCCCTAAACTCCCTTTTAGCTGCTCTAGGGTAGCCTGCCATCTGGCTAGCAACATTCCCTTATGTGCCTAAAGATAagttaatttgaaaaatgtttaccCATTTCACAAACTAAATTACTGATGAAAGAGCTCTTTCAAGCTACCCCTTTAGTCTGAGGCTGTGTAGGGTAGGGGAAAATCGACAGAGGGGGACACTCatccaccttcagttcagttgctcagtcgtgtccgactctttgtgaccccatgaatcgcagcactccaggcctccctgtccatcaccaactcccggagttcactcagactcccgtccatcgagtcagtgatgccattcagccatctcatcctctgtcatccccttagcACCAGTCAAATCCTTATAGGCCTTAGCACAAGGAGGCCTTTCAGAACTGGGGAACTCAATTCATGTCCTGCTGTTTTTCTTCATTCCTAGCACATTCAACCCCATCCAGATTCAGGAGTCTGTACCCGACACAAACACAGAGTAGATGTGCATACACACCCACATACCTACTGTCACACATCCTACACACATACATTTACAAAGGCTTTCTGCCAAGGGTCTGTCAGGCATCCAAAGGTGACACATACTTTGTCATAAACCTGGTTCAAAGACTAGCCTTAGAGAATCCTTATCCccttgaaggaaaaataaaaaagcattctATTGCTGTAGTCCAGTTTTCTTCCCACATAACTAGGTAGAAGAATCTCTTAGGTAAAACAAGTTTCTCCAGATACCAGCAACCAGATATTTCTTCCTTCCCCCCTCCCATCACCCCTTGATGTACATTTATTAACATTTCATTTGCCTTTTCAGTTATCTTCCCAGTTCATTAGCATCTGATTTCAAGTGCCTATGGACACCCAAAATCACAGAATTCAAAAACATAGTCCAACCATCCCCAAACGCCATGTTATAGAGAATCCCAAAATTGCTCAATGTCAAGCAGTCGCTGAACAGAGAAGACCCAGGTCTGTAGCTGCCTGGCCTACAGCCTTTCTTTCATCACTCTCCAACATTGTCTCAAAACAAAGTGTCCAACTAAAATATCAGGTTACTTTACACAATACTGTTGGAGCAAATGCAGGAATGGAGGGCAAATGGGGCTCACTAGATTCCTTTGCCAAAAAATCAAGTTCTTAGTTCAACCCAGGGGTGCCCACAAAAGGACTAAAGAGTAAATAATAAGAATCAATGCCAGCAAACTTCCCAGATCATGCTTACAACATGGTGCcaaccaaattaaaaaatcagtttatcaCCCACACAGAGCCATCAAGAGCACACCTTGTAACTCAAAACCTCTTCTAATGCCATAAAATTATACTCTTTGGGTCCCAAGGTCTGGACAATTTCAAGAGCCCCCTTCACAGCCCCTCTCCCTTAAAAATCTTTTCCAAACAGTCTGAACAAAAGTACATGGTACTTGAAAGCACATTGCCAGCAGATTTACACATCACTCATGAACAGTCGCCCACATGGGTGCAGGGGGAACATGTGTGTGGATGTTTTATGTGTCCTGATTCATTGCTATATGAGACAGAAATGGTACTCTTTCAAGTCAGGTAAGCAACAGAATGAAGACCTGCCAACATCAGCaggttgcgggggggggggggggtgtgcatTATATTACGCACACTGGCATCAGAGACAAATTTTTTACTGGATTTGACAAAAGCTTTCTTAGCGGAAACggaaatatagaaataataacaatagcaaaaataacagcaatcaccaccactaccacctgATACAGACAtgcaaataaatatcaaattGGAATGTTGCTTCTAGCTCACGTTTTCCAGAGCTTTCATCCCTTTCCATCCAGtcatttttttttgggggggagggtgcTCAAAACTCACAATTTAGCATGATacataatttcattttgaaatggaaACTTTCCAAGTAGAGAGACCTCTGATTTTAAAGAATAAGGAAGCAAACAAAACCACCATTTTCTCATTAACACTAGCAAGTTCTATTTAAAATGTAGTTCAAGAACATCACTGCAAATGAACCCCAAAGAGGCATACCTAAATATATTATTCCCAAGGTTGGTAGAAAGCTAGCTTTAGTTGTTTTTGGAGGCCACAGAGACAAAATCCCCAAACTCAAATTCACAGGCACAATTTTTGGGAAAAAGAACCCCAACAGTTACTGTCAACATCTTCTCTTGCTAATTCATAAAAATCAAAGAACATTTTTATGCCACATACCATGATTCCAAAGAAACTgacatttaatgatttttaagaaatgttttaaatgtggCTTCTGTCCAAATTGGAAACTGTAAACGCTGGACAGCAAATTAAGATTCAGAGAACACAGTCACCAAATGCCAGCACAATGCACCCCACCACATCACTTCCCATATTCTCGCTTCTCATTAAGAGACTGAAGAATAATTTCCCTAAATTCATTCCTGTATCAATTTCTTTCCTCTAAACATCTAGTGCAACACTGTTTTTACTAAGCTGCCAGAAATTCATCATGCTCTTCCCACAACCTCCCTTGCCCCAGACAAACCAAAATACCATCTTCTGATGTCAAGAAAGAAATTCTAACTAAAATTCTCTGATGGAATTTAAAGGTCGGTTTCCAGAAAATGAATTGACAAAACACCACAATCAGCAAAGCCATTGTGTAAAGATGCAGAGCTTGCTTCATGAACATCACATCAATgaagaatgcacacacacatacacacacacacacacatgcacacttaaATAGAAAGCATTTCTTTATCAACAGTTTTACTCAAGCAATAAGCAACTACACTCACAGGCATACTTAAAAGACAAGACATAACAAAAGATTTAGGGAGAGATAATATACCAACGTCATACATATCACAGCGAGGCCATGTTGAAGCTCAAAACGTTTTCCCCCCTGAGTAAGAAAGCgtgctctttctctccctctctttccctatctctttctctctctctctctctttttttttttcttggaggtTCTCGGGATGAAATCAAAGCAAGAATTCCAGACAGCTCAGGCGGCTGGACTCCATTCAGCGCGTTCCCAGAAAAAACATGAGTATGACATTTACAAGCAGAAGGACTACAATCACGGCAAAAACGACTACAGTTTGCACATCCAGGGTCATGGTGCAATGCAGAACACTGTAGTGTTCCAAATGAGGGGCTGGCAGATTGGGAGATGTCAGTCTCTGTTCTGTCAGACTGTCCATACAGCCACCATGctagaaaggagaggaggaagtcGGGTGGTTGGGGAAGGGCTGGGTTTGGCGCCCGAGTTTGGTatgggaggggggaaggggggaTGGGGACAGGGGTGCTTGCTTCCCCCTTCTCAGAACTGAGCTGATCTTTCTTCCCTAGCTGAGAAATCTTAGCTTGCGCTGAAGTCTGCAGAGTCCAGCATTCTCTCTCGGGCGCCACGGAAAAAGGCAAAATCCTGGCTTTCAAAGAGAAAGGCAGGAGAAACCAGCGCGAGGTTCTCCGACGCCTGCTCAGTCTGTCTGTCCGGGGGTGCGTCCGTCCACCTGCCTGGCTGGCTACCGGTCAGTCTCGGTCTCCTCTATTCCCTCTAATTCGCTCGCTTTTCTACGCTTGCTCTGTTCGCCAGGCTCTGGGCTGCCAGCTACTCTTTCCGTCCCTGCCTCGCTGGCTCTCTTCCtcgcctctccccaccccccagcccataTTCTGCGTTTTTATTCACGGAACGACTGCCGGCGCCTGCGTGAGGCGCAGCCAACATGCTGACAGGCCCGCCGACCAATAACAGGTGCCGCAGAGGAGCGTTTACTCGCCGCGGGGGGGTAGGGGGGCGGTACTTGAGCTGGCGTGCTACCAGCGGCAGCCAATCGGTGAACACATGGTCCCCAGCAGGcctgctccatccagcccagccgGAGCTCCAGGCTGCCAGTTCTGGTGTGGGGGTGGCGAGCTTGTTGTGGGTGGGTTGATGGAgctgaggagagagaggagggaaaggcctgggagagaggaagggaatggACAGAATGGGCCAGAGGGGAGAGAGcatggcagagagagaagagggaatgaCGAGAAGACGGTGAGAagcagaagggaaagaaaaggaaagatgggaaagagaaagaagaaatggggGGGGGGtatgatgaagaaaaagaagcttGGGGAAAAGGAtggggaggagagaaaaggaattGGGGGGGGGCGCGGCGAGAAGGGACCCTTTGGAGCAACTTTGGAGCCTGGGCCAAGGAGGAAGCAAAGATGcttttggtcaggaagatcccctggagaaggaaatggcaacccactccagtactcttgcctagaaaatcccatggccagaggagcctggtaggctacagttcatgggattgcgtagagtgggacacaactgagcaacttcactccgAGTATTTATAGGCTACTCACAATTAGCTACACAGATCCAACAAATCAGTGCTGTGTACAGAACCACAAGGACACTCTACAAATTATACATAATTcaattatatttatctttctctgatatCTCTGCACTTGCAGATCagatttctttcctatttctggTTTCTTTGAACTATGACAGCTTGCACTATTCCAGCATACTGGGTACTAGGAAGAGAGGACAGTTTTGCATTGGAAAAGCCTCTACAAAACCTATAAAACTTGCAATCTGCTTGAAATCACTGCCCTGTTCTGTCTTTGTAGTCTGGTGTCTGAAATGAAGAAGCCCTGGAGTAGAGATAGGTTTCAGATTTACTCCTAGGCCTACTTCAAGCTTCCTATAAGACTTTTGGGCAGTTCCTTTCCCCTCTATGGGACTCCATCTCCCTTCTGCCACAGGAGACCTTAGACCTGTCAGAATTCAGTGAAATCTCTGAACCCTTACCTCAGAAAAATACATAGAGCAGGCTTCTGGGCCTTCAAAACCAAGGACTAACTTACACTGAATATCTCTAAGGGCCTTTCTTACTCTTACATAGTACTGTACACATGAACAGATAGATATTGGTGGAAAGGGGCAAGAAAGTAGATTATCCAGGGATAGAACTAATTAATTTCTGGTATTTCTACCATACTATAAACTCTAAGCAGAATAAGAATTGCTCTCTATTCTCTAAAAATCTTTGAGTCTAGGACAGTCACCTATTCAAACTTGGTGAGTGGAAATTCTGAGTCAATGGAGGTCATAAATAAAATGGCCCCTAGCCTtacaagatagaaaaaaaaaaaaactaaagaaatgccCACTTTAAAAGTTTGACTTATCACATCACCTATGAATGATTTGTgccaaaacaaacagcaaaatatCTTGAATCAGATCAAGCTTCTAGATCTAGCTATTGATTTATGTGATACacagaggacaaaaaaaaaaaacattttaaactgcAATATGGTGATACAGACTGTAAAAAACTACAGGACCAAAAATCTGGTTCTCTAGAAAGtaaacaaggagaaaaaagagtGATCAATTCAGGTGGAACTTGTATATGTGTGCATCACCACCCATATGTGACATTTATGAGACAAATGGCAACTTGAACAGGctaaatattcaataatattAAGGAATCACTATTAATTGTTTAGCTGTGGTAATGATATTGTGGCTAAGTTTAACAAAAGGAGGAGAATAGGGGTACATCTTTGAGGTCTTGGATTTGgtaatggtttcttagatatgatatGAAAAGCAcgaacaacaaaaaatagataaattggatttGGTCAATGTTAAAAAACTtatgtgcttcaaaggacactatcaCGAAAACATATACACTGGCTaaacatatacaatggaaaacaTATTCCCACTGGCTACTTAATATATGGTAAAAAAGTTTGCTATGTAATATAtggatagccagtggaaatttgctgtatgactcagggaaatcaaactggtgctctgtgacaacataAGGAGTGGGACatgggggaggtgggtgggaggttcaaaaggaagggtatacctatgtctgattcatgttgatgtatggcagaaaccaacacaatatataaagcaattatccttcaattaaaaataatatttttaaatgacagaaatatgaaaaaagaatatgaaaagagaaaacacagaatgaaatatttccaattatatatctgataagggattgtATCTAGAATACATAAAGAGCTCTTataacttaattatttttaaaaacccaatttaaaaattggcACAGGATCTGAgtaacatttctccaaaaaatggTCAATAAGACATAAAAAGATAGTCAATAtattaatcatcagttcagttcagtcacatttctgtgtccaactctttgcaacaccatggactgactgcagcacatgaggcctccctatccatcaccaactccaggagtttactcaaactcatgtctattgagctggtaatgccatccaaccatctcatcctctgtcgtccccttctcctcctgccctcaatctttcccagcatcagggtcttttccaatgagtcagttcttcacagcaggtggccaaagtattggagcttcagctttagcaccagtccttccaatgaatattcaggactgatttcctttaggatggacttggttGGAtccctccttgcagtccaagggactcaagagtcttctccaaaaccacagttcaaaagtatcaattctttggcactcagctttctttatagtccaaatctcacatccatatgtgaacactggaaaaaccatggctttgactagatggacctttgttggcaaagtaatatctctgctttttaatgtgatgtgtaggttggtcataacttttcttccaaggagtaagcagcttttaatttcatggctgcagtcaccatctgcagtgattttggagccaaaaaataaacaataataataaagtctgcatggtttccactgtttccccatctatttgccacgaagtaatgggcccagataccatgatcttagttttctgaatgttgaattttaagccaattttttcactctcctctttcactttcatcaagaggctctttagttcttcttcactttctgccataaagatggtgtcatctgtatatctgaggttattgatatttctcctggcaatcttgattccagcttgtgcttcatccagcccagcattttgcatgatatacactggatatatgttaaataagcagggtgacaatatacagccttgatgtactcctttcccgatttggaaccagtctgttgttccatgtccagttctaactgttgcttcctgacctgcatacagatatctcagaaggaaagtcaggtggtgtggtattcccagctcttgaagaattttccacagtttgttgtgatccacacagtcaaaggctttggcatgttcaaaaaagcaaatgtttctctggaaatctcttgcttttttgatgatccaatggatattggcaatttgatctctgttttctctgccttttctaaatccaccttgaacatctggaatttcatggtccatgtactgttgaagcctggcttggagaattttgaacattactttgctagcacgtgagataAGGGCAActgtttggccttgaagtacagaatgaagcaggccaaaggctaatagagttttgccaagagaacacactggtcatagcaaacaccctcttccaacaacacaagagaagactctacacatggacatcaccagatggtcaatgctgaaattagattgatgatattctttgcagtcaaagatggagaagctctatacagtcagcaaaatcaagactaggagctgactgtggctcagatcatgaactccttactgccaaattcagacttaaattgaagaaagtagggaaagccactagaccattcagttctgttcaggtatgacctaaatcaaatcccttatgatattaatcatcaggaaaatgcaaatgaaagatATTTGCTATAGCAGATTTGTAATGAGATACCACATTACACATGCTAGGATGGTTATAATCAAAAAGCTATATAATAAGTGTTGGGGAGGATGTGGGAAATTGGAACCTTCTTAACACTGccggtaggaatgtaaaatgatgaaaCCACTTTGGCAAATAGTCtgcagttcctcaaaaacttaaacatGGAGTTACCATTTGACCCAACAATTGCACTCTTAGATATACacctaagaaaaattaaaacatgccCACACAAAAAACTTGTACATGTGTATTAATAACAGCATTAGTCACcatagccaaaagatggaaagaatTCAAATTTCCATCACCTTCTGAATGGTCTGGTCTCCACTGATGCCTTACTCCTTCCTTACTCCCTCTGCCTTGGGGACACATTCACATGACCTGTCTGATTGTATTATCTTTGCTTCCTGCTTGGGTTCTTCATTTAGTCATTAAGGCCGTGAATTCTCAAAGTTCCTCTAATCTCAGTCCCCTTTTCTTCTTATTCCACACTTGCACTGAGTGATGGACCTATCCATTCCCAAGCCTTTAACTACCCACAACCTACATTACACACTGAAGTACCACCTTTCAACAAGGTTACAGGACACCAGTGGGGGAACAAAACAGGCATAGATGTTTGCCTGCAGGGAGCTTACAACCTCCCTGGGGGTTAGCTGATAAGCCCCAGGTAACTCTCTTTAACTCTATTGAATCTCCACCTGCCTTCTAGATGTCTCCTGAATATCTCACAAGAACCTCAAATTTGGTAAGTCCAAAATCAAAGCAGTTTTCTCCCGcccctgccagcttcctcttttCCCTGAGTTCCCTGTCCCTTGGCAATGTCACACACAGAATTAGCCAAGGAGATACGAAGGAAATATCCATAAGTCTTCCTTTTCCCTCACCTTGCTGCTAGCCAACCAGTCTCTAAGTCTTGGTGATTCTCTTCCTCCTTGAGGAATGTGTTCTTCCTGTCTCTACCTACTGCCAGCTACTGTGGTCTTTTGTGCTGCTCTCTTTCTCCAATTCAGCCTCTACTCTCCTGAACAAATTATCTCTTTCAAAAGCAGTCCTGCTCTTCTTAATTCTATGGTGGATACTATATACTGGATGCTGAGGATCCATGCCACCCTCCTTCTAGCTTGCCTTCCTGTATTGCTGAAAAGCTattaataaaaaccaaaacaacaataaaaacaacaaccttTGATTTCTCAAACTTCTTTGCATCCATTGTTTTGGATGTGGTTTATTTCTGCCAACCATAGGCATATGcacaatatttgaaagaaagtgatAATACAGAAAACATACTTCTGCTGCTTCTAGTGACAAGTAGAATGATGGGGTTTTAGAGTTTTCTGCAGCTGTGTTACCTTTCCATAGGTCCCAGTGTCTAGACCCTGCTTTGTGTCTTTGAACAAGCAGGAAATgagacttttaaatatttttacttatttgtttttgctATGGAAGATCTAGCAGGCATAATGATACTCTAGTCAATAGTTAAGGCAGTGGCAGATTCCTAATTCCCAGATTGCAAATCAGGTACAGTGTTCCCACAGCAGCTGATGCTTTACCTCCTTTCTTCTGGCAGAGAAAACAGCTGGATTCATTCTGAGATTCATTCCTGGAGGCCTAGTCTAAAGCTTGCCCCTTAAGCTCTTCTACCAATTTTGGAAACACtaaattttctatattaaaaCTCTGCTGAAAATAACTAGAGCAATATAATTTCCACAGCTGAACCCTGAGTTATATAGATCCTGTGTTCAAAGGCCTTCCATGGCTCCCCACTGCCTTTAAGGCAAATTCTGTAGCATGGCATACAATGCCTTACCAATCTGGCATCCTTTGCTTGACACTAAGCAGGTGCTTCATAAACATCTGCTGAATGCATGAATAACTCCTTCACCTAGTTGTTTCTACTCTGAGAATTATATCTTCCAACCACAGAAGGTAACCTTATGAGAGCTCAAAGAAAATCTACTCGAACCCCTCATATTCTAagttaggaaactgaggcccagagaaagtaAGCTATACACGATTACATAGTTAATTGCTGGCAGAGCAGAAAACAAAACTCATTTCTTGAGTCTTGAAAGTACTTTTGGGTATTTCAGACTTTGAAACATGACATTTGATCCCAGCCGCATTTATTTGCACTTAGCTTCCTGTGTAAGGTGACTCACAATTTCAATTTCAAAaaattagaagagaccctgatgtttCAAGAAGCACTTCAAAGGCAGCCCTTCTGCTGACAAGAATCAAGAAATCAGAGAATCTCTTGGCATAGCAAAGTCCCAATTTCATCCTTCAATCCCTTCTGTAACATCTCATCCAGTTTTCCACTCCAATACCCACGACAATAGGGAGGTTCCTCTCTCCTAAGATAACCTGGTAGTCCTTTGGACAATTTCAGTTGGTGAAAAGTTCTTTCATCTTTTTGAGCCAGATAGTATCACTACTTCTATTACAGCCACTGCTGAGGAGCATGAcatcaattaaaatataatatagaaTTATATTATTCAGAatataaatgtttgtttataaatatatataatatatatttataaatattgtcTAGAATATAAATGTTTCCAAACTCACACTGAAATTACTGTAAGTACCCAGCATATTTCTCAGAATCCAAAGGGAACTCattagataataataataataaatgcttaTAGAGTGCTTACTCAGAG encodes the following:
- the LOC132658748 gene encoding uncharacterized LOC128031833 homolog, which codes for MDSLTEQRLTSPNLPAPHLEHYSVLHCTMTLDVQTVVVFAVIVVLLLVNVILMFFLGTR